From the genome of Nostoc punctiforme PCC 73102, one region includes:
- the gntT gene encoding guanitoxin biosynthesis MATE family efflux transporter GntT has translation MRYIISREQFLAGVKEFIILSIFARRLVFIRHFIKLASINVISNLMVPLAGLIDVIFLGHLTEIRHLAGVALATILFNYIYWTFGFLRMGTTGMVAQAIGRKDNQSAVLIGLQHGILALILGITILVFQQPLQILGFAILSATPEVKSSGVDFYNALIWGAPATLVNFVLIGWFLGQAQSSKVLLLSVISNSTNVLLDYLFIVQWGWSSRGAGLATAASQYLMLIVGILLYCQTISFKQIQALIGELFDLSALKLALILNGEIILRTFALISTMAMFSNLSSMLGTEILAANTLLMQVVSLAAYFIDGLAFATESLAGIFQGSRNISSLKQLLQISVVSSLFIGLMFATAFICAPESLLRLLTNHPEIINNLRSYIPWLLPVLGFGSVAYALDGYFLGLTQGHILRQSMLKATLIGFIPSAITAWYFHNSHLLWLSMSLFMAARTITLALCVPKTLTIKQE, from the coding sequence ATGAGGTATATTATCTCCAGAGAACAATTTCTAGCAGGGGTCAAGGAATTTATAATTTTGTCTATCTTTGCTCGACGTTTAGTATTCATCCGCCATTTTATCAAGCTAGCATCTATAAATGTGATTTCAAATCTAATGGTTCCGTTGGCAGGACTAATAGATGTAATATTTTTAGGTCATTTAACGGAGATTCGTCATTTAGCAGGTGTAGCACTAGCAACAATTTTATTCAATTATATTTATTGGACATTCGGTTTTTTACGCATGGGTACAACCGGAATGGTTGCACAGGCCATAGGGCGTAAAGATAACCAATCAGCAGTACTAATTGGTTTACAGCATGGGATTTTAGCACTGATATTAGGAATCACCATTCTGGTATTTCAACAACCTTTACAAATATTAGGATTTGCGATTCTAAGTGCTACACCAGAAGTTAAAAGTTCTGGTGTTGATTTTTATAATGCTTTAATATGGGGTGCCCCAGCAACATTGGTTAACTTTGTCTTGATTGGTTGGTTTCTTGGACAAGCACAAAGTAGTAAAGTGTTGTTGCTTTCAGTTATTAGCAATAGCACTAATGTACTACTTGATTATCTATTTATTGTTCAGTGGGGATGGTCAAGTAGAGGAGCTGGTTTAGCCACAGCCGCTAGTCAGTATCTCATGTTAATAGTAGGTATTTTGCTATATTGTCAAACAATTTCATTTAAACAAATACAAGCTCTAATTGGAGAACTATTTGACCTATCTGCTTTAAAACTAGCTTTAATCTTGAATGGAGAAATTATTCTTCGGACTTTCGCTTTAATTTCGACAATGGCGATGTTTAGCAATCTCAGTTCTATGTTAGGAACTGAGATTCTGGCGGCAAATACCCTGCTGATGCAAGTGGTGAGCTTGGCAGCATATTTCATTGATGGTTTGGCATTTGCTACTGAAAGCTTGGCGGGAATTTTTCAAGGTAGTAGAAATATTAGTTCTTTAAAACAACTGTTGCAAATTTCTGTAGTCAGTAGCTTGTTTATAGGATTAATGTTTGCTACTGCATTTATATGTGCCCCAGAGTCACTGTTAAGATTGCTGACCAATCATCCTGAAATTATCAATAATTTACGCTCTTATATTCCTTGGTTGTTACCAGTTTTAGGTTTTGGCTCAGTCGCTTATGCACTAGACGGTTATTTTCTTGGGTTGACTCAAGGTCATATACTTCGTCAATCTATGCTGAAAGCCACTTTAATTGGTTTTATTCCATCAGCAATTACAGCTTGGTATTTCCATAATAGTCATCTACTATGGCTATCAATGTCTTTATTTATGGCAGCAAGAACAATAACTTTGGCATTGTGCGTACCAAAAACATTAACTATAAAACAGGAATAA
- a CDS encoding Tn3-like element ISNpu13 family transposase, with amino-acid sequence MKKTWQPEELVEYWTLLPLELALLNQKNDENRLGFAILLKFFEIYARFPENNQEISQNVVDYVAKLLDISPQKYSYYDWQGRSIKYHRAQIREFFGFQETKVSDAFELTNWLAEQALIYELKFEQLKLAAVARLRNLKLEPPTDSRLERIIRSAIRNFESKFFRDITSQLSNQYKKWINDFLKEKASDQELDDTTQTNHDKQLNNPGDIQLSQQLDDTNNSEINTEVTRLTWAELKTDPGRIGVESFQKEVAKLEIFEQLELPTDLFKNISTKVLQVYKSRVIVEHPRDLRRHPEHIRYTLFTAFCWLRSQEVIDNLVELLIQIVHRIGVNAEKRVDKELIQDFKRVHGKNNLLYQMAEASLKTPDGTVKDVIFPVVSEVTLKNLVKEYKSTGNAYREKVYTVMRSSYGGYYRRILPLILNKLEFRSNNEVHRPVIQAISLLKKYADSKQRYYDAGEDIPIEGVLRSGWQEIILETGADDEIKVNRINYELSVLQALREKLRCKEIWVVGANRYRNPEEDLPADFEAQRLEYFQALKQPSDVEVFIANLQQSLEQSLTLLDKGIPKNSLVTLKTTGKSRICVSPLNPQNEPTNLTRLKTEITRRWRMTSLLDILKETDLRVKFSQHFQSVSTREVLGEYTLQKRLLLCLYGLGTNTGLKRLSDEIKGDNYQDLLHVKRHFIQKEQLRNAIACIANAIFTARISTIWGEGTTACASDSKKFGAWDQNLMTEWHIRYGGRGVMIYWHVEKNSVCIYSQLKTCSSSEVAAMIEGLLRHCTEMKVETNYVDSHGQNEVAFAFCHLLGFQLMPRLKRINVQKLYRPSTGNNDAYPNLQPILTRAINWDLIRQQYDQMVKYATALRLGMAETEAILKRFTRGNLLHPTYQALAELGKAVKTIFLCKYLHSVELRQEINAGLNVVENWNSANSFIFYGKGGEIATNRLSDQELAVLSLHLLQISLVYINTLMIQEVLSQPQWMKLMKLEDLRALSPLIWGHVNPYGTFRLDLNVRLPIETG; translated from the coding sequence ATGAAAAAAACCTGGCAGCCAGAAGAATTAGTAGAGTATTGGACGCTACTCCCTCTTGAATTAGCACTACTGAATCAGAAAAACGACGAAAATCGGTTAGGTTTTGCTATATTGCTCAAGTTTTTTGAGATTTATGCCAGATTTCCTGAGAATAATCAAGAAATCTCCCAAAATGTTGTTGATTATGTTGCCAAACTTTTAGATATTTCCCCCCAAAAGTACTCTTACTACGATTGGCAAGGACGCTCCATAAAATATCATCGCGCTCAAATTAGAGAATTCTTTGGATTTCAAGAAACCAAAGTTAGTGATGCTTTTGAGTTAACTAATTGGTTAGCAGAACAAGCACTAATTTATGAGTTAAAATTTGAACAGCTAAAACTTGCAGCAGTAGCGAGACTACGGAATTTAAAACTTGAACCACCGACAGATTCCAGATTAGAACGTATCATTCGCTCTGCTATCAGAAATTTTGAATCTAAATTTTTTCGGGACATAACTTCCCAACTATCTAACCAATATAAAAAGTGGATAAATGATTTTTTGAAAGAGAAAGCTTCCGATCAGGAATTAGATGATACCACACAAACAAATCATGATAAACAACTGAATAATCCAGGAGATATCCAATTATCTCAACAGTTAGATGACACGAATAACTCAGAAATAAACACTGAAGTGACTAGATTAACATGGGCTGAATTAAAAACAGACCCAGGGAGAATTGGTGTAGAAAGTTTTCAAAAGGAAGTTGCTAAATTAGAGATTTTTGAGCAATTAGAATTACCAACAGACTTATTTAAAAACATCTCTACCAAAGTTCTCCAAGTCTATAAAAGTCGGGTAATTGTTGAACATCCTCGTGACTTACGCCGTCACCCAGAACATATTCGCTACACACTATTTACAGCTTTTTGTTGGCTCAGAAGTCAAGAAGTTATAGATAATTTAGTAGAGTTACTCATTCAGATTGTCCATCGCATAGGTGTGAATGCAGAAAAACGTGTAGATAAAGAGCTTATTCAGGATTTTAAACGGGTTCATGGGAAGAATAATCTACTATACCAAATGGCAGAAGCTTCCTTGAAAACACCTGATGGCACAGTCAAGGATGTGATTTTTCCTGTAGTAAGTGAAGTGACTCTCAAGAATTTAGTGAAAGAGTATAAATCTACAGGGAATGCTTACCGTGAGAAAGTTTATACGGTGATGCGCTCTTCTTATGGTGGATATTATCGGCGAATTTTACCGTTAATTTTAAACAAGCTCGAATTTCGTTCAAATAATGAAGTTCATCGTCCAGTTATTCAAGCGATATCTTTACTAAAAAAGTATGCTGATAGTAAACAGCGTTATTATGATGCTGGAGAAGATATACCCATTGAGGGGGTATTACGTAGTGGTTGGCAAGAAATTATATTAGAGACGGGAGCAGACGATGAAATCAAAGTTAATCGCATTAATTATGAGTTGAGCGTGCTGCAAGCATTGAGAGAAAAGCTGAGATGCAAGGAAATATGGGTTGTAGGAGCTAATCGTTACAGAAACCCTGAAGAAGATTTACCTGCTGATTTTGAGGCGCAAAGATTAGAATATTTCCAAGCTTTGAAACAACCATCCGATGTAGAAGTCTTTATTGCTAATTTACAGCAATCTTTGGAGCAATCATTAACTTTACTGGATAAAGGAATACCTAAAAATAGTTTAGTCACACTTAAAACGACAGGCAAAAGTCGAATTTGTGTTTCTCCTCTGAATCCTCAAAATGAACCGACTAATTTGACTAGGTTGAAAACTGAAATTACTAGGCGTTGGCGCATGACTAGCCTCTTAGATATTCTGAAAGAGACTGATTTGCGAGTTAAGTTTAGCCAACACTTTCAGAGTGTATCAACACGAGAGGTTTTAGGCGAATATACTTTACAAAAACGCTTGCTACTTTGTTTATATGGTTTAGGAACGAATACTGGATTAAAGCGTTTAAGTGATGAGATTAAAGGCGACAATTATCAAGATTTACTCCATGTTAAGCGTCATTTTATTCAGAAAGAACAATTACGTAATGCTATTGCCTGTATTGCAAATGCAATTTTTACTGCCAGAATTTCTACTATTTGGGGAGAGGGTACAACCGCCTGTGCTTCTGACTCGAAAAAGTTTGGTGCTTGGGATCAAAACTTAATGACTGAGTGGCACATCCGTTATGGTGGAAGAGGTGTGATGATTTATTGGCACGTTGAGAAGAATTCTGTTTGTATTTATTCACAGTTAAAAACTTGTTCTTCTTCTGAAGTGGCAGCCATGATTGAAGGATTATTACGCCACTGTACTGAGATGAAAGTGGAGACAAATTATGTGGATAGTCACGGTCAAAATGAAGTGGCTTTTGCTTTCTGTCATTTACTGGGTTTTCAGTTAATGCCGCGTCTTAAACGTATCAATGTTCAGAAATTATACCGTCCTTCAACTGGAAATAATGATGCTTATCCAAACTTGCAACCTATTTTAACTCGCGCTATTAATTGGGATTTAATTCGCCAACAATACGACCAAATGGTGAAGTATGCTACTGCTTTGCGTTTGGGTATGGCAGAAACTGAAGCCATCTTAAAGCGTTTTACTAGGGGTAATTTATTACACCCTACTTATCAAGCCTTGGCGGAATTGGGCAAGGCTGTAAAAACTATATTTTTATGTAAATACCTGCATTCGGTTGAACTGCGACAAGAGATAAATGCTGGACTCAACGTGGTGGAGAACTGGAATAGTGCTAACAGTTTTATTTTTTACGGCAAGGGTGGGGAGATTGCTACTAATCGTTTGTCTGACCAAGAATTAGCTGTGTTATCTCTGCATTTACTCCAGATATCTTTGGTATATATAAATACGTTGATGATTCAGGAGGTTTTGTCCCAACCACAATGGATGAAGTTGATGAAGTTGGAGGATTTGCGGGCGCTTTCGCCTTTAATTTGGGGTCACGTTAATCCCTATGGTACTTTTCGTTTGGATCTTAATGTCAGGTTGCCAATTGAGACGGGGTAA
- a CDS encoding CopG family transcriptional regulator: protein MNKKWAVKRMTINLTSTESEKLERYCAITGRPATDVIRELIRSLEVTHLQASEHFTAMKTTSITHVPQPASIG from the coding sequence ATGAACAAAAAATGGGCTGTCAAACGAATGACGATAAATCTCACATCAACTGAGAGCGAAAAACTTGAACGCTACTGTGCAATCACAGGTAGACCAGCAACTGATGTCATTCGAGAGTTGATTCGCTCTCTTGAAGTAACTCATCTTCAAGCCTCGGAACATTTTACAGCAATGAAGACGACTTCTATCACTCATGTACCACAGCCAGCCAGTATAGGTTAG
- a CDS encoding ABC transporter ATP-binding protein, with product MEIALQLSQISKSYGSHQAVNNLSLQITEGSFYALLGPNGAGKTTTLRMIAGLLRPDKGDVMILGHSIRRAPQKAKQTLAYLPDEPLIYNKLRPMEYLEFIAGLWGINPPKAQILAQEILKQLNLWNHRGDLSETFSRGMKQKLALAGALIHQPRILILDEPLTGLDAAAARLVKNMLAEYVNQGNTVILTTHIMEIAERMAQRIGIINHGRLIAEGTLDELRTQSGEAGASLETVFLELTQNHDVEGAI from the coding sequence ATGGAAATCGCACTTCAACTTTCCCAAATTAGCAAGTCTTATGGTTCTCACCAAGCCGTGAACAATCTTAGCTTGCAGATTACAGAAGGTTCATTTTATGCTCTTTTAGGCCCCAACGGTGCAGGAAAAACCACTACTCTACGAATGATTGCAGGGTTACTACGACCAGATAAGGGCGATGTTATGATTCTAGGTCATAGTATCAGGCGAGCGCCTCAAAAAGCCAAGCAAACTTTAGCATATCTACCTGATGAACCGCTAATTTACAATAAACTGCGCCCTATGGAGTATTTAGAGTTTATTGCTGGACTTTGGGGAATTAATCCTCCTAAAGCTCAAATCTTAGCCCAAGAAATTCTCAAACAATTAAACTTGTGGAATCACAGAGGAGATTTGAGCGAAACTTTTTCGCGAGGGATGAAACAAAAACTTGCTTTAGCAGGGGCATTAATTCATCAACCGAGAATTCTTATCTTAGATGAACCGTTAACAGGATTAGATGCAGCCGCAGCCCGCTTAGTCAAGAATATGCTTGCTGAATATGTAAATCAAGGTAACACGGTAATTTTAACTACCCATATCATGGAAATTGCCGAGCGTATGGCGCAGCGAATTGGGATTATTAATCATGGACGCTTGATCGCCGAAGGAACTTTAGACGAACTTAGAACTCAAAGTGGTGAAGCAGGCGCTAGTTTGGAGACAGTTTTTTTAGAATTGACTCAAAATCATGATGTTGAAGGTGCAATATGA
- a CDS encoding AIPR family protein: protein MPKTWNIKIDNYFQANPNCIIATAHVDSFPTDLPLEPNIREPNRKSATYRQMFDSLTTEPGKFFSRHSGIVLSANKVKPIKNKTELELEILEANEGGSDGIINGGHTVLAFEQAKNYKYDLTEARVKVTIHIGLTEESAKDIALASNTTTPVDSRSKVNARGDYKFIKQYLAQLEQKEDRKFRIAYYQNQSGAPRNAQCNVTHLLKLLYCLDRNKYNPDGNKRTKHPAGMSLPSNIIDAERERLTALLPLLTHALWIEQRLYEIIQEYISNPRRKGANDLASVDIRKTTLLPDSKYSFGFGAPTDLALPIIASYRVFLDKDYKWILPFNEFAEDFLQHLWNNYFRKYLVSEKTAGNTVGTKISRNQEIWESLYISAQSYLNQHLVKMVNSSKAESESKVTQGSSKRGKGKSNVINAITIPK, encoded by the coding sequence ATGCCCAAGACTTGGAATATTAAAATAGATAACTATTTTCAAGCCAATCCAAATTGCATCATCGCCACTGCTCATGTAGATTCGTTCCCGACAGACCTACCCCTAGAACCGAACATCAGGGAACCGAACCGTAAAAGCGCGACCTACAGACAAATGTTCGATTCACTGACCACCGAACCTGGAAAATTCTTCTCTCGCCACAGTGGAATCGTTCTGTCAGCCAATAAAGTTAAGCCTATCAAGAACAAAACTGAACTAGAATTAGAAATTTTAGAAGCTAACGAGGGAGGTAGCGACGGTATTATCAACGGAGGACATACAGTTTTAGCTTTTGAGCAAGCGAAAAATTACAAATACGATTTAACCGAAGCCAGAGTAAAAGTTACGATTCACATCGGACTGACTGAAGAATCAGCTAAAGATATAGCCCTAGCTTCAAATACTACAACGCCAGTAGATTCGCGCTCCAAAGTCAACGCTAGGGGTGATTACAAATTTATCAAGCAGTATTTAGCTCAGTTAGAACAGAAAGAAGATAGAAAATTCCGCATCGCTTATTACCAAAACCAAAGCGGCGCTCCCAGAAACGCTCAGTGTAATGTCACCCATCTGCTCAAGCTGCTTTACTGCCTTGACAGAAATAAATACAACCCTGACGGCAATAAACGAACCAAACACCCAGCAGGAATGAGTCTTCCAAGTAACATCATAGACGCAGAAAGGGAAAGATTAACTGCACTTTTGCCTCTCTTGACTCACGCCCTGTGGATAGAGCAAAGACTCTACGAAATAATCCAAGAATATATCAGCAACCCCAGAAGAAAAGGTGCTAACGATTTAGCATCAGTAGATATACGTAAAACGACGTTATTGCCGGACAGTAAGTATTCATTCGGGTTTGGTGCGCCAACCGACTTGGCACTACCGATAATTGCGTCCTATCGGGTATTTCTAGACAAGGACTATAAATGGATTCTGCCGTTTAACGAATTCGCCGAAGATTTCCTCCAACACTTGTGGAATAACTATTTCCGTAAATACTTGGTGTCGGAGAAAACAGCAGGAAATACAGTCGGGACAAAAATCAGCCGCAATCAAGAGATTTGGGAAAGTTTGTATATCTCAGCGCAGAGTTATCTAAATCAGCACTTGGTGAAAATGGTTAACTCCAGTAAGGCAGAGTCAGAATCCAAGGTGACACAAGGTAGTAGCAAGAGGGGAAAAGGGAAAAGCAATGTGATTAACGCGATCACTATTCCAAAATAG
- a CDS encoding double zinc ribbon domain-containing protein yields the protein MDTFKTPNSDESLASYVSRVRKKLNLTQSELADAAGIHGRSVGKIERGLTLKINRRTLQGLAIALGVPQEYFDAVIKGEEVSQVRGVKFCPQCWNPGAAVDPMWSHIKAKFCYLCGTPIRANCANCGELVLSLRHRFCPICGCAYKTPVKTAKIQ from the coding sequence ATGGATACTTTTAAAACTCCCAATAGCGATGAATCCCTTGCTAGTTACGTGTCACGGGTCAGGAAGAAACTCAATTTAACTCAGTCTGAGTTGGCGGATGCTGCTGGTATACATGGACGCTCTGTCGGGAAAATCGAGCGAGGACTTACGCTTAAAATTAATCGTAGGACACTTCAAGGGTTAGCGATCGCACTTGGCGTACCTCAAGAATATTTTGATGCTGTGATCAAGGGTGAGGAAGTATCTCAGGTTAGAGGGGTTAAGTTTTGTCCCCAATGTTGGAATCCTGGCGCGGCGGTTGACCCTATGTGGAGTCATATCAAAGCCAAGTTTTGTTATCTCTGCGGTACACCGATTCGAGCTAACTGTGCGAATTGCGGTGAGTTGGTGTTGTCTTTGAGACACCGATTTTGTCCAATTTGTGGCTGTGCTTATAAAACGCCTGTCAAAACCGCTAAAATCCAATAA
- a CDS encoding RNA polymerase sigma factor, RpoD/SigA family — protein MVRIYLQEIGQYPLLKPEEEIAYGRQVQQMIAIEQSKNELIQQLDREPTMTELANAVAQTETQVRAALHLGQKAKQKMVTANLRLVVSVAKKYQNRNLEFLDLIQEGAIGLQRGIEKFDPNRGYKLSTYAYWWISQAITRAIAEQSRTIRLPVHLTEILNKIKKVQRESFLKLGHHATAEEIAASLNISPDKLREYLSASRTAISLNKKVGDEQETELGEILTDVGVLPEKLLTQELLSQDVVKLLEPLTPIQRQVLTLSFGLENDRHFNLAQIGVNIAKLSPGAR, from the coding sequence ATGGTTCGCATCTATTTACAAGAAATTGGTCAGTATCCTTTATTAAAGCCAGAGGAAGAAATTGCTTATGGTAGACAGGTACAACAAATGATTGCGATTGAGCAATCCAAAAATGAACTCATCCAACAGCTAGACCGGGAACCAACAATGACAGAATTAGCCAATGCTGTCGCTCAAACTGAGACACAAGTCCGAGCAGCGCTACACCTTGGTCAAAAAGCTAAACAAAAAATGGTGACAGCTAACCTGCGGCTGGTAGTTTCTGTTGCCAAGAAGTATCAGAACCGCAATTTGGAATTTTTAGATTTGATCCAAGAAGGAGCAATCGGTTTGCAAAGGGGTATAGAAAAGTTTGATCCCAACCGGGGCTATAAGCTATCAACTTACGCCTACTGGTGGATTAGTCAAGCAATAACCAGAGCAATTGCAGAACAATCCCGCACTATTAGATTGCCTGTGCATCTAACCGAAATTCTTAATAAAATTAAGAAAGTACAGCGAGAAAGCTTTCTAAAACTCGGTCACCATGCCACTGCTGAAGAAATAGCTGCATCTTTAAATATCAGCCCCGATAAGCTTCGAGAATATCTCAGTGCCTCTCGTACAGCCATTTCCTTAAATAAAAAAGTGGGAGATGAGCAAGAAACAGAATTGGGCGAAATTTTAACAGACGTTGGTGTTTTACCAGAGAAACTACTCACCCAAGAACTTCTATCGCAAGACGTAGTTAAATTATTAGAACCATTGACACCGATTCAGCGTCAAGTGTTGACTTTAAGCTTTGGTTTGGAGAACGATCGGCATTTTAATCTCGCTCAAATTGGGGTAAATATAGCGAAGCTGTCACCAGGGGCAAGATAG
- a CDS encoding tyrosine-type recombinase/integrase, which yields MKSAVTLATVTTEFLERPGLAPSTRETYELTLGLLLQKYGSWSIEIISKQTLVEYLNNLSHLKYTTHHKHQAILQSLLNFAVEQGYIKSNPIRGLKQRLPEREKGEHKSDETIRYLTQSQLNILYSAVKDDLRLSTIVHLLHRTGCRIGELLALNIDSVDIKNQKFQVLGKGNKQRWCFYSDDAASMLAKYLKYSRHQNTNALFTAQHPVTRKVSRISYHTLHDYWRETTNKYPHLQGVRIHDLRHTFATERVGLISIEELCSLMGHESIQTTLRYAKVTSQKSESAARHALNILINSDQKADL from the coding sequence GTGAAATCGGCTGTAACTTTAGCCACTGTCACGACCGAATTTCTAGAGCGTCCTGGTCTAGCACCAAGTACTAGAGAAACCTATGAACTGACCCTCGGACTTTTACTGCAAAAGTATGGAAGTTGGTCAATAGAAATTATCAGTAAGCAAACATTAGTTGAGTATCTAAATAATCTCAGTCATTTAAAATACACAACACACCACAAGCATCAAGCAATATTACAAAGTTTGCTTAACTTTGCAGTAGAACAAGGGTATATAAAATCCAACCCTATCCGGGGACTAAAACAACGTCTACCTGAAAGAGAGAAAGGCGAACATAAAAGCGACGAGACAATAAGATATCTAACACAATCACAACTAAATATACTATATTCTGCCGTAAAAGATGACTTACGTCTAAGTACGATAGTTCATTTACTGCATCGCACAGGATGCAGAATAGGAGAGCTTTTAGCCCTAAACATAGATTCTGTAGATATCAAGAACCAGAAATTTCAAGTATTAGGTAAAGGCAACAAACAACGCTGGTGTTTTTACAGTGATGACGCAGCCTCAATGCTTGCTAAATACTTGAAATACTCACGGCATCAAAATACGAATGCCTTGTTTACAGCACAACATCCAGTTACCCGAAAAGTAAGTAGAATCAGCTACCATACATTGCATGATTATTGGCGGGAGACAACCAATAAGTATCCACACCTTCAAGGAGTTCGCATTCACGATTTACGACATACATTTGCTACAGAACGAGTGGGGTTAATCAGTATTGAGGAATTATGCTCATTAATGGGACATGAAAGCATTCAAACAACTTTACGTTACGCTAAAGTCACCTCACAGAAATCAGAATCAGCTGCACGTCATGCCTTGAATATACTGATTAATTCCGACCAAAAAGCTGACCTTTAG
- a CDS encoding sigma factor-like helix-turn-helix DNA-binding protein: MTASLYLPQIGKELNLSRERIRQIQVKAIGILRRQRNDIQEYLFD; encoded by the coding sequence GTGACAGCTTCGCTATATTTACCCCAAATTGGTAAAGAGCTAAACCTAAGCCGAGAGAGGATTCGTCAAATCCAAGTCAAGGCGATAGGTATTCTCCGTCGTCAGCGCAATGACATCCAAGAGTATTTATTTGATTAA
- a CDS encoding four helix bundle protein, protein MRQAAKTFQDLIVWQKAHQFVLNIYKLTGQFPKSEIFGLSSQFRGASVSIAANIAEGFKKKGRADKARFMNTAQGSLEECRYYLILARDLNYGDMANAINQLEEVSKLLTSYVNSILTPDS, encoded by the coding sequence ATGAGACAAGCAGCAAAAACATTTCAAGATTTAATAGTTTGGCAGAAAGCACATCAATTTGTTTTGAACATATATAAGCTGACTGGTCAATTTCCTAAGTCAGAAATATTTGGGTTATCCTCACAATTTAGAGGTGCATCTGTTTCTATCGCCGCTAATATTGCTGAGGGATTTAAGAAAAAAGGGAGAGCAGATAAAGCAAGATTTATGAACACGGCACAGGGTTCTTTAGAAGAATGTAGATATTATTTAATCCTAGCTAGGGATTTAAATTACGGTGATATGGCAAACGCAATTAACCAACTTGAAGAAGTTAGCAAATTACTCACAAGCTATGTTAATTCCATTCTGACTCCTGACTCCTGA